From one Actinomyces sp. Marseille-P3109 genomic stretch:
- the rbsK gene encoding ribokinase: protein MAADRTNLTDAASSAGGGGKDIAVIGSSNMDLITYITRMPSEGETVEAPDFAMGFGGKGANQAVSASRLGSRVLMLTRVGNDLFAESTIENYRRNGIDTTHVLPTEAASGVAPIFVDEESCNSILIVKGANALLSPQDVRRAEDRIAACRLIVLQLEIPLETVYEAVALGKRHSIPVLLNPAPAQPDLELEKVRDCQYIVPNESELSLLTGMPVDSLDDVRNAAAVLLEVGIANVIVTLGSRGALWMTRTEDRLIPGVAVEARDTTGAGDAFIGCFSHFLVSTGDTATSLEMANRYSADSVTKRGTQSSYASKEEFEAILSD, encoded by the coding sequence ATGGCAGCCGATCGCACCAATCTCACAGACGCCGCGAGCAGCGCCGGCGGGGGCGGCAAGGACATCGCCGTCATCGGTTCCAGCAACATGGATCTCATCACCTATATCACCCGCATGCCCAGCGAGGGCGAGACCGTGGAGGCGCCCGACTTCGCCATGGGCTTCGGCGGCAAGGGCGCCAACCAGGCGGTCAGCGCCTCCAGGCTGGGCTCGCGAGTGCTCATGCTCACCCGGGTCGGCAATGACCTCTTCGCCGAGAGCACCATCGAGAACTACCGGCGCAACGGCATCGATACCACCCATGTCCTGCCCACCGAGGCCGCCAGCGGGGTGGCGCCCATCTTCGTCGATGAGGAGTCGTGCAACTCCATCCTCATCGTCAAGGGGGCCAACGCCCTGCTCAGTCCGCAGGATGTGCGTCGTGCTGAGGACCGGATCGCTGCCTGCCGGCTCATCGTCCTGCAGCTCGAGATCCCCCTGGAGACGGTCTACGAGGCGGTGGCCCTGGGCAAGCGCCACTCCATCCCCGTGCTGCTCAACCCGGCCCCGGCCCAGCCCGACCTGGAGCTGGAGAAGGTGCGCGACTGTCAGTACATCGTGCCCAATGAGAGCGAGCTGTCCCTGCTGACCGGCATGCCCGTGGACAGCCTCGACGACGTGCGCAACGCCGCGGCGGTCCTGCTGGAGGTGGGCATCGCCAATGTCATCGTCACCCTGGGCTCGCGCGGCGCCCTGTGGATGACCCGCACCGAGGACCGGCTCATCCCCGGCGTGGCGGTCGAGGCGCGCGACACCACCGGTGCGGGGGATGCCTTCATCGGATGCTTCAGCCACTTCCTGGTCTCCACCGGCGATACGGCCACCTCCCTGGAGATGGCCAACCGCTACTCGGCGGACTCGGTGACCAAGCGGGGCACCCAGTCCTCCTACGCCTCCAAGGAGGAGTTCGAGGCCATCCTCTCGGACTGA
- a CDS encoding aldose 1-epimerase family protein, which translates to MTTIPLHPELFTTEPRTILRSRDFEARALRYPSGVASLRLTNSRGLIEVLPFMGQIIWDVQMDGVSLRMDNMFSQPRPAQEIVGTYGCFAFHSGLLAAGCPSPQDDHPLHGEFPCAPMDEAWLEVEGDAVRIVSSYEYVMGFGSHYRAQPHVEMRVGSSMMTIGMRVANLSAYAPMPLQYMCHMNYAFVPDGVMSQSLPEGSFQLRRTVPAHVTPNPEWDRINEDILAGKMDADSLEGATAFDPEIVYFADGLERYDDELVFELASPQGHVFQTRFSGKDFPAATRWILHNPDQKVASFVLPGTSRPEGFIAAREAGTLIMLGAGESRSFTVTTGLKEN; encoded by the coding sequence ATGACCACCATTCCCCTGCACCCGGAGCTGTTCACCACCGAGCCGCGTACCATCCTGCGCTCCCGGGACTTCGAGGCCCGGGCCCTGCGCTACCCCTCCGGCGTGGCCTCGTTGAGGCTGACCAACTCCCGGGGCCTGATCGAGGTCCTGCCCTTCATGGGCCAGATCATCTGGGATGTCCAGATGGACGGCGTGAGTCTGCGGATGGACAACATGTTCTCCCAGCCTCGGCCCGCCCAGGAGATCGTCGGCACCTACGGCTGCTTCGCCTTCCACTCGGGCCTGCTGGCCGCCGGCTGCCCCTCGCCGCAGGATGACCACCCCCTGCACGGGGAGTTCCCCTGCGCCCCGATGGACGAGGCCTGGTTGGAGGTCGAGGGTGACGCCGTGCGGATCGTCTCCTCCTACGAGTACGTCATGGGATTCGGCAGCCACTACCGGGCCCAGCCCCATGTGGAGATGCGCGTGGGCTCCTCCATGATGACCATCGGCATGCGGGTCGCCAACCTCTCGGCCTACGCCCCGATGCCGCTGCAGTACATGTGCCACATGAACTATGCCTTCGTGCCCGATGGCGTCATGAGCCAGTCCCTGCCCGAGGGCTCCTTCCAGCTGCGGCGCACCGTACCCGCGCATGTGACCCCCAATCCCGAGTGGGACAGGATCAACGAGGACATCCTGGCCGGGAAGATGGACGCCGACTCCCTGGAGGGGGCTACCGCCTTCGACCCCGAGATCGTCTACTTCGCCGATGGTCTGGAGCGCTACGACGACGAGCTCGTCTTCGAGCTCGCCTCCCCCCAGGGGCATGTCTTCCAAACCCGCTTCTCGGGCAAGGATTTCCCCGCGGCCACGCGCTGGATCCTGCACAATCCTGACCAGAAGGTGGCCTCCTTCGTCCTTCCGGGCACCTCCCGGCCAGAGGGCTTCATCGCCGCCCGAGAGGCGGGCACCCTCATCATGCTCGGGGCGGGCGAGAGCCGGTCCTTCACTGTGACCACGGGACTCAAGGAGAACTGA